Proteins from a genomic interval of Thermoanaerobacterium thermosaccharolyticum DSM 571:
- a CDS encoding DUF362 domain-containing protein, with amino-acid sequence MRYRKIVEPVVSITSGPDEIENLNNALNLLPLQNLIDAGNTVVITPNFVKSKPPQSGTIVGPNTLRALIRYIKSKNPGRIVIAAGSGGDPTPKVMSDNGIDKVISEEGVEFVDLNYGPYVELLLDDCLVKSTKVNDLYEKMDVLISFTQMKIHEEATVSLGIKNIALSWPPAEIHGFPKKNLGIHDDLHNFIRAMAEKISIDLTILSAQEAMIGTGPSEGKPINANMIIAGTDPVATDTVGARMFGFMPQGVNYLFQCAKRGVGTGELKNVTIKGIPLQQAELNFSTLAYGYGIALDSNGIKQMVPGKS; translated from the coding sequence ATGAGATACAGAAAAATAGTCGAACCTGTAGTTTCCATCACATCAGGACCTGATGAAATAGAAAACCTAAACAACGCATTAAATTTACTTCCACTTCAAAATTTAATAGATGCAGGCAATACAGTTGTGATTACACCTAATTTTGTCAAAAGCAAACCGCCACAAAGCGGTACAATAGTCGGTCCAAATACATTAAGGGCATTAATCAGGTATATAAAATCGAAAAATCCCGGAAGAATAGTAATTGCCGCCGGTTCTGGCGGTGATCCTACGCCAAAAGTCATGTCAGATAATGGCATTGATAAAGTCATATCAGAAGAGGGCGTCGAGTTTGTGGATTTAAATTATGGACCTTATGTAGAACTGTTGCTTGACGATTGCCTCGTTAAATCTACAAAAGTAAATGACCTTTATGAAAAGATGGATGTTTTGATTTCATTCACTCAAATGAAGATACACGAGGAAGCGACTGTGTCCCTTGGAATAAAAAACATAGCTTTAAGCTGGCCTCCTGCAGAAATACATGGATTTCCGAAAAAAAATCTAGGAATACATGATGACCTCCACAATTTCATAAGAGCAATGGCAGAAAAAATTTCTATAGACCTTACAATATTAAGCGCACAAGAAGCAATGATAGGCACAGGCCCATCTGAAGGAAAGCCTATCAATGCAAACATGATAATAGCAGGAACCGATCCTGTAGCAACTGACACGGTAGGTGCCAGAATGTTTGGATTCATGCCGCAGGGGGTAAACTATTTATTTCAATGCGCCAAAAGAGGTGTAGGAACAGGCGAATTAAAAAATGTCACAATTAAAGGAATACCATTACAACAGGCTGAATTAAATTTTTCAACTTTAGCGTATGGCTATGGCATTGCGCTGGATTCAAATGGAATCAAACAAATGGTACCTGGCAAATCATAA